From a single Chloroflexota bacterium genomic region:
- a CDS encoding DinB family protein — protein sequence MATPRVEALLARLEKGHSKTMEIFAALTPQQWAQVIYDAPHVWRARELLAHFVSSEEALLQLAQDVAAGGPGAAPDFDYDAFNAQEQERLKGRAPADLLAALDRARRATLDWVRTLDVGALDRVGRHPALGEVTLETMIIAIYGHQLMHMQDLRARLAPQS from the coding sequence ATGGCCACGCCAAGAGTAGAGGCCCTGCTGGCAAGACTGGAGAAGGGCCACAGCAAGACGATGGAAATCTTTGCGGCGCTGACCCCCCAGCAGTGGGCGCAGGTTATCTACGATGCGCCGCACGTCTGGCGGGCGAGGGAACTGCTGGCCCACTTCGTCTCGTCCGAAGAGGCGCTGCTGCAACTGGCCCAGGACGTTGCCGCAGGCGGCCCGGGCGCTGCGCCCGACTTTGACTACGACGCCTTCAACGCGCAGGAGCAGGAGCGGCTCAAGGGCCGCGCGCCCGCCGACTTGCTGGCGGCGCTGGACAGGGCGCGCCGCGCCACGCTGGACTGGGTGCGCACGCTGGACGTTGGCGCGCTGGACCGCGTCGGGCGGCACCCGGCCCTGGGTGAGGTTACCCTGGAGACGATGATCATCGCCATCTACGGCCACCAACTGATGCACATGCAGGACTTGCGCGCGCGCCTCGCGCCGCAATCCTGA
- a CDS encoding class I SAM-dependent methyltransferase — MVILKPGKEKPVVQRHPWVFSGAIARVEGHPADGDVVLIADSRGQPLARGGYNSRSQIRVRIWTWNPDETVDAAFFAEGLRKSCERRESLRAANHTTAYRLVNAESDLLPGLVVDRYGEFLVVQFLTLAAERWRAEIVDALVQLLHPAGIYERSDVDVRRKEGLTPTAGPLWGKEPPDTVEILEHARKFLVDIKRGQKTGFYLDQRDNRRRIAPYATDMDILNCFCYTGGFSVYAGAAGALRVVNVDTSRDALALARRNMALNGLGVGEDEYMEGDVFQVLRAYRDSGRTFDLVILDPPKFAVSQSQVQAATRGYKDINLLAMQILRPGGILATFSCSGLVSPDLFQKVVFGASVDAGRDVQILEKLSQASDHPILLSFPESEYLKGFICRVL, encoded by the coding sequence ATGGTCATCCTAAAACCCGGGAAGGAGAAACCCGTCGTGCAGCGCCACCCGTGGGTCTTCTCCGGTGCCATCGCCCGAGTGGAAGGCCATCCCGCCGACGGCGATGTCGTCCTCATCGCCGACAGCCGCGGCCAGCCCCTGGCGCGCGGCGGGTACAACAGCCGCTCGCAAATCCGCGTCCGCATTTGGACATGGAACCCCGACGAGACCGTGGACGCCGCGTTCTTCGCCGAGGGTCTCCGCAAATCCTGCGAGCGGCGCGAATCCCTCCGCGCCGCCAACCACACCACCGCCTACCGTCTGGTCAACGCAGAGTCAGACCTCCTGCCGGGCCTCGTCGTGGACCGCTACGGCGAGTTCCTGGTGGTGCAGTTCCTGACCCTGGCGGCGGAACGCTGGCGCGCCGAAATCGTGGACGCGCTTGTGCAGTTGCTCCATCCGGCAGGCATCTACGAGCGGAGCGACGTGGACGTGCGCCGCAAGGAGGGCCTGACCCCCACCGCAGGCCCTCTTTGGGGCAAGGAACCGCCCGACACCGTGGAGATTCTGGAACACGCCCGCAAGTTCCTGGTGGACATCAAGCGGGGACAGAAGACCGGCTTCTACCTGGATCAGCGCGACAACCGTCGGCGCATCGCGCCCTATGCCACCGACATGGACATCCTCAACTGTTTCTGCTACACAGGCGGGTTCAGCGTGTACGCGGGGGCAGCGGGGGCCTTGCGCGTCGTGAATGTGGACACTTCCCGCGACGCGCTGGCCCTCGCCAGGCGCAACATGGCGCTGAATGGCCTCGGCGTGGGCGAGGACGAATACATGGAGGGCGACGTGTTTCAGGTGCTCCGCGCTTACCGCGACAGCGGCCGCACCTTTGACCTGGTGATTCTGGACCCGCCCAAGTTCGCCGTCTCCCAGTCGCAGGTGCAGGCAGCCACGCGGGGCTACAAGGACATCAACCTGCTGGCCATGCAGATTCTGCGGCCGGGCGGGATTCTGGCGACGTTCTCGTGCTCGGGGCTGGTCTCGCCGGACCTGTTCCAGAAAGTCGTCTTCGGCGCGTCGGTGGACGCGGGACGCGACGTTCAGATTCTGGAGAAGTTGAGCCAGGCCAGCGACCACCCCATACTCCTCTCGTTTCCCGAATCGGAGTACCTCAAAGGGTTCATTTGCAGAGTTCTCTGA
- the hpt gene encoding hypoxanthine phosphoribosyltransferase: protein MYEDVSEVLLTEEQIQQRVRELAEQISADYRGKDLLLVCILKGGVLFLTDLMRQLDIPHAVDFMAISSYGAGTESSGVVRILMDLNTSIEGKNVLIVEDIVDTGHTLDYILRNLSTRRPASLKVCALLNKPSRRQVDVPIHYIGFDIPNKFVIGYGLDFGEKYRNLPFVGVLKPEFYR, encoded by the coding sequence ATGTACGAAGATGTATCCGAAGTGCTTTTGACCGAAGAGCAGATTCAGCAGCGCGTCCGCGAGTTGGCCGAACAGATCAGCGCCGACTACAGGGGAAAGGATTTGCTGCTGGTTTGCATTCTAAAGGGGGGCGTCCTCTTCTTGACCGACCTGATGCGCCAGTTAGACATCCCCCACGCCGTAGACTTCATGGCCATCAGCAGTTACGGCGCGGGCACCGAGTCCAGCGGCGTGGTGCGCATCCTCATGGACCTCAACACCAGCATTGAGGGTAAAAACGTCCTCATCGTAGAGGACATCGTGGACACCGGCCACACGCTGGACTACATCCTGCGCAACCTGAGCACGCGCAGGCCGGCCAGCCTCAAGGTATGCGCCCTGCTCAACAAGCCGAGCCGCCGCCAGGTGGACGTCCCCATTCACTATATCGGCTTTGACATTCCCAACAAGTTTGTCATCGGCTACGGGCTGGACTTCGGCGAGAAGTACCGCAACCTGCCCTTCGTCGGCGTGCTCAAGCCCGAGTTCTACCGGTAG
- a CDS encoding pyridoxal phosphate-dependent aminotransferase codes for MKLAKCMSRLGTETAFEVLARAKALEAQGREIVHLEIGEPDFDTPKHIIEAACKALHSGYTHYTPSAGIPELRQAIAEEMSRTRGIPVEPENVVVTPGGKPIMFYAILALAEPGDEVIYPNPGFPIYESMINFTGAKPVPIPLREEYNFAFDIDEFRKLVTDKTKLIIINSPHNPTGGILDKETLEEIAKIAMERDIAVLSDEIYDRILYDGEFHSIASIPGMQERTIILNGFSKTYAMTGWRLGYGVMPKDLAVHITRLMTNSNSCTNAATQVAGIAALKGPQDDVDRMVAAFRERRDVIVKGLNEIPGVSCVLPPGAFYAFPNIKGTGMKSKALADYLLDEAGVACLSGTSFGAYGEGYLRLSYANSVPNIKKALERMAEAIAKLPK; via the coding sequence ATGAAACTCGCAAAGTGTATGAGTCGCTTGGGGACCGAGACCGCGTTTGAGGTCCTGGCCCGGGCCAAGGCGCTGGAGGCCCAGGGCCGCGAGATCGTGCACCTGGAGATCGGCGAGCCCGATTTTGACACGCCCAAGCACATCATAGAGGCGGCGTGCAAGGCGCTTCATTCCGGCTACACCCACTACACCCCTTCCGCGGGCATCCCCGAACTGCGCCAGGCCATTGCCGAGGAGATGTCGCGCACGCGGGGCATCCCCGTGGAACCGGAGAATGTCGTCGTAACGCCCGGCGGCAAGCCCATCATGTTCTACGCCATCCTGGCGCTGGCCGAGCCAGGGGATGAGGTCATCTACCCGAACCCGGGCTTCCCCATCTACGAGTCCATGATCAACTTCACGGGGGCCAAGCCAGTCCCCATCCCGCTCCGCGAAGAATACAACTTCGCCTTTGACATAGACGAGTTCAGGAAACTGGTTACCGACAAGACCAAACTCATCATCATCAACTCGCCGCACAACCCCACGGGCGGCATCCTGGACAAGGAGACGCTGGAGGAGATCGCGAAGATCGCCATGGAGCGCGACATCGCGGTCTTGTCGGACGAAATCTACGACCGCATTCTGTACGACGGCGAGTTCCACAGCATTGCCAGCATCCCGGGCATGCAGGAGCGCACGATTATCCTCAACGGGTTCTCCAAGACCTACGCCATGACCGGCTGGCGGCTTGGCTACGGCGTTATGCCCAAGGACCTGGCGGTGCACATCACGCGCCTCATGACCAATTCCAACTCGTGCACCAATGCGGCCACGCAGGTCGCCGGCATCGCCGCGCTCAAAGGCCCGCAGGACGACGTGGACCGCATGGTGGCCGCATTCCGCGAGCGGCGCGACGTGATCGTCAAGGGCCTGAACGAGATTCCGGGCGTGTCGTGCGTGTTGCCCCCGGGTGCGTTCTATGCCTTCCCGAACATCAAGGGGACCGGCATGAAGAGCAAGGCGCTGGCCGACTACCTGCTGGATGAGGCGGGTGTGGCTTGCCTGTCGGGGACTTCCTTCGGGGCCTACGGCGAGGGCTACCTGCGCCTGTCCTACGCGAATTCGGTGCCGAACATCAAGAAGGCGCTGGAGCGGATGGCCGAGGCCATCGCCAAACTCCCGAAGTAG
- a CDS encoding glycosyltransferase family 4 protein → MRIGIDYTSAARQSAGIGRFTRELIRAALALDEDNDYRLLVAGRQPVAEAHLPKASHRYRLVQTPISERNLVRLWHRLQIPLPVEVFLGRLDIFHSPDFVLPPVARAVKVLTIHDLSFLRVPECADPRLCWYLGQVVPRSVGRADFLLADSESTRRDLVELLGVPLDRVQVIYAGVDAMFAPVEDAEALRRAREKYARGRPYILAVGTLEPRKNYPTLIRAFARARQEARLPHALVIVGRKGWVYEPIFAAVDDLRLHDEVLFPGFVPDEELPALYNAADVLVTPSFYEGFGLPALEAMACGTPVIVSDVSSLPEVVGDAGVRVDPRDEAGLAEAIVRVVGDSALRAGLREAGLRRAREFTWDRAARELLGVYARLGRG, encoded by the coding sequence ATGCGCATCGGGATTGATTACACGTCGGCGGCGCGGCAGAGCGCGGGAATCGGCAGGTTCACGCGGGAGTTGATCCGCGCGGCCCTGGCGCTGGACGAGGACAACGACTACCGCCTGCTGGTGGCGGGCCGACAGCCCGTCGCCGAGGCCCATCTGCCCAAGGCGAGCCATCGCTACAGGCTGGTGCAGACGCCGATTTCCGAGCGCAACCTGGTGCGGTTGTGGCATCGGTTGCAAATCCCGTTGCCGGTGGAGGTGTTCCTCGGGCGGCTGGACATCTTCCACTCGCCCGACTTCGTGCTGCCGCCCGTGGCCCGCGCCGTGAAGGTGCTGACCATCCACGACCTGTCGTTCCTGCGCGTGCCCGAGTGCGCCGACCCGCGCCTGTGCTGGTACCTGGGGCAGGTTGTGCCGCGCTCCGTGGGGCGGGCCGATTTTCTCCTGGCCGACTCGGAGAGCACACGCCGCGATTTGGTGGAACTCCTGGGCGTGCCGCTCGACCGTGTGCAGGTCATCTACGCCGGGGTGGACGCCATGTTCGCGCCCGTGGAGGATGCGGAGGCGTTGCGCCGCGCTCGCGAGAAGTACGCGCGCGGGCGGCCCTACATCCTGGCCGTGGGGACGCTGGAGCCTCGCAAGAACTACCCGACGTTGATTCGCGCCTTTGCCCGGGCGCGGCAGGAGGCGCGGCTGCCCCACGCTCTCGTCATCGTCGGGAGGAAGGGCTGGGTGTACGAGCCGATCTTCGCGGCTGTGGACGACCTGAGGTTGCACGACGAGGTGCTCTTCCCCGGCTTCGTGCCCGACGAGGAACTGCCGGCCCTGTACAACGCCGCCGATGTGTTGGTAACCCCGTCGTTCTACGAGGGGTTTGGGCTGCCCGCGCTGGAGGCGATGGCCTGCGGGACGCCGGTTATCGTGTCCGACGTGTCCTCGCTGCCCGAGGTGGTGGGCGATGCAGGCGTGCGCGTTGACCCACGCGACGAGGCGGGCCTGGCCGAAGCCATCGTGCGGGTGGTCGGGGATTCGGCGCTGCGCGCGGGTTTGCGCGAGGCGGGTTTGCGGCGGGCGCGCGAGTTTACGTGGGACCGGGCGGCCCGCGAACTGCTGGGCGTGTACGCCCGACTGGGCCGCGGGTGA
- a CDS encoding GtrA family protein, whose product MTRIIELAQTNRKEFVRFIKFAIVGTSGAVVDFGVLNLLHLAFGFSKFWANTCSFSLAVINNFTWNRLWTFPESRERPLKSQLAQFALVNVAGLAINQVVFLSLDKYVFGPLLGPLGYNVAKAIAIIVVLFWNFGVNRVWTYRGIK is encoded by the coding sequence TTGACACGAATCATAGAACTGGCGCAGACGAACCGCAAGGAGTTTGTGCGCTTCATCAAGTTCGCCATCGTCGGCACGTCCGGCGCGGTGGTAGACTTCGGTGTCCTGAACCTGCTGCACCTGGCGTTCGGGTTCAGCAAGTTCTGGGCCAACACGTGCTCGTTTAGCCTGGCGGTCATCAACAACTTCACGTGGAATCGGCTGTGGACGTTCCCCGAGTCGCGGGAGCGCCCGCTGAAGAGCCAACTGGCGCAGTTTGCCCTGGTGAACGTGGCGGGCCTGGCCATCAATCAGGTCGTGTTCCTGAGCCTGGACAAGTACGTGTTCGGGCCGTTGCTGGGGCCTTTGGGCTACAATGTGGCGAAGGCGATTGCCATCATCGTGGTGTTGTTCTGGAACTTTGGCGTCAACCGAGTGTGGACGTACCGCGGCATCAAGTAG